Within bacterium, the genomic segment AGCTGCTGATGCTCGACGAGCCCACCGCCGGGATGTCCCGGTTCGAGAGCCGGGAGACCATCGCCCTCCTGCAGAAGATCTCCAGGGAGCAGGGACTGACGCTCATCTTCACCGAGCACGACATGGACATCGTCTTCGCGATCTCGGAGAGAATCATGGTCCTCCAGCAGGGGGCCGTCATCGCCGACGGGACGCCGGCGGAGATCAAGGCGAACCCCGAGGTGCGCAAGGCGTACCTCGGGGAGGAAATCACGGAGAGCTGACCCCATGGCGTTTCTCGACCTGAACGCGATCAACACCTATTACGGCCGGAGCCACATCCTGTTCGACGTCTCCCTCTCCATCGAAAAGGGGGAGGTGGTGAGCCTCATCGGCCGGAACGGCGCCGGGAAGAGCACCACCTTCCGCTCGATCATCGGGCTCACCCCGCCGCAGACGGGCGAGGTGATCTTCAAGGGGGAGCGGATCTCCGGGATGCGGGCCTTCCGGATCTGCCGGAAGGGGGTCGGCTTCGTCCCCGAAGACCGGCGATGCTTTCCGGACCTGACGGTCCGGGACAACCTGGAGGTCGCCGCAAGGAGGGAGAAGGAGGTCGCCGCGCCCTGGACGATCGACCGGATCTACGCCCTCTTCCCGCGGCTGCAGGAGCGGGAGAAGAACCTCGGGAGCCAGCTCTCCGGCGGGGAGCAGCAGATGTTGACCATCGGCCGCACGCTGATGACGAACCCCGAGGTGCTCCTCCTCGACGAGCCGTCGGAAGGGCTGGCGCCGCTGGTCGTGGCCCTGCTGGCGGAGATGATCCTCCGGATCCGCGAGGAGGGGGTGACGGTCCTCCTCGCGGAGCAGAACCTGCACTTCTGCGCCAAGGTTTCGGACCGCGCCTTCGTGATCGACAAGGGATCGGTGAAGTACGAGGGGACGATGAAGGAACTCCTGGGCAACGACGAGATCAAGGAAAAGTACCTTGCCGTCTGAACCCGGGTCCTTCCGGGCCTTCGCCGGGAAGGCCTTCGATATCGCGGCGATCCCGGGGAAGCCCGAGGCGCTCGCGGGGATCCGGGTCCTGGAGGTTGCCACCCGGATCTTCGGGCCGGCCACCGCGGACTACCTCGGCCTCTTCGGCGCCGAGGTGATCAAGGTCGAGATGCCGCCCCGCGGCGACCTGATGCGATACGTCGCCCCCGAGGGATTCTTCTGGAAGGAGATGTCGCCGGCCTTCCTCTCCCTGAACCGGAACAAGCTCCACGTGGGGCTCGACCTGCACCCGGTCGAGGGGAAGGAGCTCTTCCTGCGGCTGGCGGAACGGTCCGACG encodes:
- a CDS encoding ABC transporter ATP-binding protein, whose amino-acid sequence is MAFLDLNAINTYYGRSHILFDVSLSIEKGEVVSLIGRNGAGKSTTFRSIIGLTPPQTGEVIFKGERISGMRAFRICRKGVGFVPEDRRCFPDLTVRDNLEVAARREKEVAAPWTIDRIYALFPRLQEREKNLGSQLSGGEQQMLTIGRTLMTNPEVLLLDEPSEGLAPLVVALLAEMILRIREEGVTVLLAEQNLHFCAKVSDRAFVIDKGSVKYEGTMKELLGNDEIKEKYLAV